AGCTCTAACGAccagtttttctttaatttattgataaccaaggtacgaccattgattacccctaaccagaaaatactcctaggtacgaccgtaggaattaatttcctaattgctttaaaaactagaaaagcctaacccaaattaataacacgctacgagggttatttaaatcagattgcatgtTCCCCTAGTATGTGCAAATACTAGTTGCCACTTATATTaaccaattaaacaattacggatttaattgatgaATTTGACAGgagattaataagtcaaattgcacatcgggcccttgatatccaattaacaaaataatcccatagaaattgaaatagaaaacatgcaaatattaacaaattaaggaacgcgtaaaaactaattagatctcacagatatttgggactgcgtcttcgcgttgatccttgactagatgagaagattagccacgcctcatgatAAAATTTTCACGCAATTTAATTGAATTCGAAGACATAAATAACTCTTGCTAGtaactgaaaatgaaaatttgattcTCCGTAATCTAATGCAATAAAACTAGTTTCATGGAAGACACTAGTTGAATGAAAGAGACCGAAGAAACATAAAACAAACTTCTGAAGAAAACTTCACACCCAAAATCCAACAAACCAATCAACTACCTATTCTACCTACAGAGCTTCTTGGAGAGAAAACTAAAACTAGTCTAATGTCTTCTGCCCTCGTCCGATTTCCCCCCTTGGAGAGAAAACTAGTCTAATATCAATGCAAGCATTTAGTCTTCATAGCTTTTTCTCCATGAGCCCACCAATCTAGTGCCTTCTTATTTTATTGGAGCACTAGTCTCTTAAGGGACTAGCTACGTAGGAAGCAATTGGAAAGTTACATCCAATTATCACATGTCCATCATGGCCAATGAATATATCTTCCAAAAGCAGGACAAACTTTCTAAATCAATCCATACGTGGTCCCTGCTGAATTGAGATATGCAATTCAATTCTTCTTCATCAGCAAAGGAATGGATGTTGGTCTTCACTGGACCAATTGTGTAAAGCTTTTAGAAGCTTTCACGTGTGGAGAAATCTTTTCAAGAAGGTTCCCTTTTTTAGCACTTTTCTGCTCCACCTTCTGAAATTATATCCAAAtgccaaatataaatatatgttgacaattaaaacaatattttgcAAGGATAAAGAGgagaattaacaataaaattactaacaattaacatcctatcaattccccccacacttaaatcatgcttgtcctcaagcatgggaACACTAAACTCAACAATAACTAGCTCTCATGTCGTCTATTGCCAAGCTGTGCTTAcaccaaaatcaagttttagtgGCTAAGTGTCAAGACATAATTCTCCCGGTTAGCTCTTGAAATCATAGACTCGTCCAATTCATAGCTAATTCGTCTaagaaatcaaaatattaaactagcAAAAGTTAGCAATTGTGTCAACTgacaaccaaaatctcaacattgaagaacaaggatcggcaggccaacatgatcataagcttacacattttttttttttgagaattcttttatttaattttttttatttttcgatAAATGCTCAGTCCCAAGCTATTCAAAtcttttgacgtgaactctgacatttttagatgaaagagcccaGTTACTCAACTTTTCACAACTTCAGGACTAACTACTCATAGATATCGCCACttttttacgcgaaagtcgacacttgtggtgaagGCTCCCGGTTACTAGGTGACGATACTAGCGGAGTAGAGTCATTTATTAATTACAATTAAAGCACCAGAATATCAGATAATTAAAGATCATAGCCTACGTCATCTCCTAACATGGAGAACTGAGATCAACAATCGCCCAATTCACACAACAATTGCtagtaaaatatttatattgccTAAACACGTTAACCACAATTTGCACCAAGTCATTAAACTCATGATATTCACCAAGATAACATGCTTTTACTTGCCACTTAAACTAAATTCATAGAATAAATCATAACCAGCAATAGACGAGTGAGATGCCACATTTATTCATCAAGACAATAGTAAGATAAGCAACAATTTAAAGAAACTCCAATTAAATCCAAATCTCCCCCTACACTTAAagcacacattgccctcaatgtgacaATTAAACAGTAAAAGTAAGAAGAAGTGCAACGAAATTCCCCTGAAGTTGTCAAAACAGCAGCGGGTTAGGCGGAAGTTGAGGTTCAACACCCACGTGGTGCATAAACGCCGCTAAATTCTGTGCCGTGCTATGCACATTAACATCAATATTTGTTACCTGAGCCTCCAGTTTTTGAACTCACATCTGGAGTTGGTGCCAGTCATCAGCCCTTGGGGTTGTGAGAATGCAGCATCAGAATTTATCCTTATGGAGTTATTTGGTGGTGGTCTCCATTTCTCTGCTTTGCAAGAGTTTGTTGTTTGTTGAATGAACTGTCCAGCTATATCTTTTTGGGTCTCTGTATATTCATCCCATTCTACTATAGCCTTCTGCACTGTCTTCCTTGGGTCTGCTTCTTTTTCCTCAAAGGTTTTCCTGTTTCTTGCCTTCCATATTTGCCAAAGAATATTTACAGTTAATGCTATGTGTTCTTGTCcttgttctcttttttttgcTCCTAACATCCCTTCCCaccatttgacaaaatttcccCGCAACTCCCTTAATCCATCCCACTGCAGAGGTGCTAGTTTCCATGTGGTTTCCGCAGTGTCACAAAAGAAGAACATGTGTTCTAGTGTTTCCACCTCTTCCCCACAGCTGCGACACATTGGACTTCCTTTACCAGTTCTCTTCTGTATTTGTTCATTTACTGGTAGACTGTGATGTAGGCACCTCCATATGAAGTG
This Coffea arabica cultivar ET-39 chromosome 3e, Coffea Arabica ET-39 HiFi, whole genome shotgun sequence DNA region includes the following protein-coding sequences:
- the LOC140038347 gene encoding uncharacterized protein, whose product is METRQYQHMNRLRRDSGSTSYDQQNSRIWKSVWTLKLKHKLKHFIWRCLHHSLPVNEQIQKRTGKGSPMCRSCGEEVETLEHMFFFCDTAETTWKLAPLQWDGLRELRGNFVKWWEGMLGAKKREQGQEHIALTVNILWQIWKARNRKTFEEKEADPRKTVQKAIVEWDEYTETQKDIAGQFIQQTTNSCKAEKWRPPPNNSIRINSDAAFSQPQGLMTGTNSRCEFKNWRLR